GCAGCAGTTCAACCAATCACAGCCGGACGCCGTTCACACCTTCCAGAACCTGTATGGCTGCGACTGGGACTCGGCCAGCGGGCATGAGGACGCGTACCATCACCACGGTTACGATGGGAAAGACTTCATATGGTTCAACATGAAGACTGGACCGATCCCCAAGTGGGAGGCGGTCATGCCCGAAGCAGAGCCTCTGGCCAGGAAGTGGAACAGCCTGACAAGAGAACTGAAATACTTGCGGTGGTACTTCAGTAAGGAGTGTCCAGAAATGCTGAGGAAGTATGTGAGCTACGCAAGGGAGACCCTGGAGAGGATAGGTAcgacaggagcacacacacacacacatacacacacacactcttacagtaTCCACAAAACGCATtcaaaccccccctcccctcctccctcctccagcacctctctccatctcgctgTTCCAGTCTGCCCCCTACTTCCCAGTGAGCTGCCTGGCCACAGGCTTCTACCCCAGAGAAGCGCTGATCTACTGGACCAAGGCCGGAGGGGAGCGCCATGAGGACGTGGAGTACCGAGACACGCTGCCCAACCCGGACGGAACCTTCCAGCTGAGGTCAGGAGGACAGCAATAGTTATCCACCAATCAGCACCAAGTTGAACTGTGTGACAGTAAAAAGCACTTGACTTTGTGTTATTCCATTCATCTTTGAATTCAAGATGGTTTCTTTTCGTCTCTCTTTGAACAATTCTTGTTCCATCCATGCagatctcttctctctgtcagacCTGAGGAGTGGGAGAAGAGCAACCTCTCCTGTGTGGTCCAGCACCCATCTAAGGTGATCACCAACTGGACCAGACATCCTACTCTAGCCCCAGGCCTCAGCCCTGgcctggtgggggtggtgggggtggtgctcACTGTCCTCTCCATTGTGGTTGGGCTGGTGTtttggagcagggggaggaggagacaacaAGAGACTGCTCTGATCCTCCCCAGTTCAGCTCCCCCCTCCACAACACACCTccacggaggagaggaggaggaggaggaggaggaggagattcaTCTGACAGAGCTTACACCTAGACAGGGGCaagccagggagaggagagtggtgGTTGTACAATATAGACATCTGCCATCTCCATGAGTGCTCTGGGTTTTGATTGAAATGGGAAACAGGGAAGGCAAATCTATCACCTGCCCCCTgtacacccctacacacacacacactttgtacaCCGTCTGCTTCCACCCCAGTCTGAGTTTTCATGGGAACAAAATTGAAGACCTGGTGAGATGatgaagactgtgtgtgtgtcctctctgaTGAAGACTGCCTCACCAGCTCAAGGTGACTGCTtgtccctgtttctctctgctcAGAGGAGTAACAGCAGGTGTTCTCTGACCCCTGCTCATCCtcagttctcctctctctctctctctctctctctctctctctctctctctctctctctctctctctctctctctctctctctctcgcactctctcttactctctctctctctctctctctctcttctgtctctgctAACAAAGatgatgaggggagaggaggatggagagtggAGGGGATAGGTTGAAGAGAGtaaaggggaaaagagagggacagattcTGTAGCTGGGTATGGTTGTGGTAGACtgggcctggagggagggagggagggacatttATGGACCAAACACTTCTAAATAAACTGTTGGAAATAAACTgttgtccatccatccatctttttTTCCATCGTCCTTCattcctgttctctctgtcttgcaAGCAAACACATGGACACgggcacacacgtacacacttgcacacatccATTTACCCCCACTGTTTGAGAGCCAATGCTATAATGTAAATAGCCCTCCTCtttccatcactctctccctttttctctctctttctcttcgctctctctcgcccACCTGAACACACATTTCCATTTGCTTACTCTGCAGGGGAGAGAACTCATCTCTTCGTATAAGGGATCCTCATTCCtctcgactgtgtgtgtgtgtgtgtgtgtatgtaagccATACTTAAAGAGAGAGCAGCAGTGATGATTCATCATGGATCCACAGCTACAAACAGAGAAGATCACTGACACCCAGTCATGAGACTGTTTTTCAGCAGCCAAACCATCCAGCCGTTCCTCCTCAGggcctgtacatgtgtgtgtctgtgtgttggtgaggGATTTCATGCGTGGGCGTGTGCGCGTGTCTTTGGGTACGTGctcgtgtatgcgtgtgtgtgttcgggtgCATGTGGAAGGGCTGCTGGCTGGTCTATAGTGGAGGATATGTGTAGGAGGGATGTATgtgaaagctgtgtgtgtgtgtgtgtgtgcgtgcgtgtgtgtgtgtgtgtgtgtgtgtgtgtgcgtgcgtgggggtgggttggggggCGGCAGTCCTTGAACTAATGCACAGGAAACCCCTCCAGTTTGTAATGTTGTATTCTGTATTTCTGTACCCCTCAGATAAAGAGTAAATCCTGTGCTTATCTGTTCATTGCCTCGGGCATGAGGGCAGATCCTGACTACATACAACCGTGACCCAGAACAGCCACTAGGGGGAGACTAAAGACTGGAGCCCTCGATCTTCAGCTCtatgagagagacaaagaggaagctacattataaatatatgtatatgttttaTACCTATGATCTGGACCTGTTGGAATTGGTGACNNNNNNNNNNNNNNNNNNNNNNNNNNNNNNNNNNNNNNNNNNNNNNNNNNNNNNNNNNNNNNNNNNNNNNNNNNNNNNNNNNNNNNNNNNNNNNNNNNNNTCATTCAATCAAGGGTTGTTTTTAGAGATGGAGAACTTAATGTCACTGGTCCAAGAAGGAAAGCCCTGCCGCTAAAGCTACTGTATGACAGTGTTGAAACAATGGGCATTTAACACGGTCAAGTCGGATACGATTATGCAGTGCAAAGCTTGGGTCGGGACTTTTTGTCAGTAAAAGAAATGACCCTGGTAAAATCTTTGTATACTTTTTGTGTATTCTTTTTTCTTCGATGCTGTATACAGAATTTTTATTTAGgctacttttttatttattttttatacaaaTGCGTATATGCCTAGATGTTACTCGCCAAGTCATAAGAATTTCACTGTTCTTATGACGCTATTTTAGGATTTTTCCAGCATTGAAAAGGCTTAGGATCGTTAGaattttaacattttattttttacttttaattaactGTGTTATCTGGGTTGTGTTGTTGGTTACGATCACATTGCATGTGCATGAAATAAACAAAGCAATTGTTTTTCACAAAAACATTCTTGATCGTAAAAGTAGGCTACCACAATTTAGTGGGAAAGCAAGACATTGTTATCAACTCGGCTGCATGTCTTTCACTGCTCAATCAAAACATATGCAGGTGGAAAACGTACCAGAATAATGACGATGCCGTCTACAGGCGATCAATCACTATAGCATTCACTTTTACAGTTTACCAGATCACGTATAGTTTCGATTTAAAAAATAGTAATATGTTCACCGTTTTCGGGTCAACTCGATTTCTTTTCTGATATGGCCACTCCTGCCGTACAGAAGATCCTCTCAGAGGTGCCTTGAAGGCACAGGTGAGGAACAGCATTATGGAACATTGGACACACGTTATTTGATCGGAATCCACTTTATGTCCGCCCGTCGCGTGCCGAGAGAGTGGTCAACATTTGCTCTGGGCATGTGCGCACAAAGAAAAATTAAAGTAAGCCCCGAGACCACACGA
The Hypomesus transpacificus isolate Combined female chromosome 22, fHypTra1, whole genome shotgun sequence genome window above contains:
- the LOC124484333 gene encoding LOW QUALITY PROTEIN: major histocompatibility complex class I-related gene protein-like (The sequence of the model RefSeq protein was modified relative to this genomic sequence to represent the inferred CDS: inserted 2 bases in 1 codon), producing the protein MILLPQKRTLATHSLRYFYTSISGVXPDFTVVSALDGHHFEYFDSVSQTLVPRSAWMERNASEYHWELFNEPLTNQYHGFKALLANLQQQFNQSQPDAVHTFQNLYGCDWDSASGHEDAYHHHGYDGKDFIWFNMKTGPIPKWEAVMPEAEPLARKWNSLTRELKYLRWYFSKECPEMLRKYVSYARETLERIAPLSISLFQSAPYFPVSCLATGFYPREALIYWTKAGGERHEDVEYRDTLPNPDGTFQLRSLLSVRPEEWEKSNLSCVVQHPSKVITNWTRHPTLAPGLSPGLVGVVGVVLTVLSIVIKSKSCAYLFIASGMRADPDYIQP